In a genomic window of Mycolicibacter heraklionensis:
- the qcrA gene encoding cytochrome bc1 complex Rieske iron-sulfur subunit, protein MSSNDKTELPDDAALATMTTEELLALGGQIDGVDTVFKEPRWPVEGTRAEKRAERRVAAWFLAGGGFGLALLLIFLFWPWEYAPLESPNGLAYSLATPLYGLTFGLSVLCIAVGAVLFVKKFIPEEITIQERHDGSSPEIDRKTVAAQLTDAFEGSTIGRRKLLGASLGVGFGAFGLGTLVAGAGGLIKNPWKPVVDTAEGKKAALWTSGWTPRYPGETIYLARATGQSTNSPFVKMRPEDLDAGGMETVFPWRESDGDGTTEESNEKLTAIMMGVRNPVMLIRIRPDDMPKVVKRQGQESFNYGDFFAYTKICSHLGCPSSLFEQQTYRILCPCHQSQFDALHFAKPVFGPAARALAQLPITIDANGHLVANGDFVEPVGPAFWERTS, encoded by the coding sequence ATGAGCAGCAACGACAAGACTGAACTCCCAGATGACGCCGCATTGGCGACGATGACCACCGAGGAGCTGCTGGCTCTCGGCGGCCAGATCGACGGTGTCGACACCGTCTTCAAGGAGCCCCGCTGGCCGGTCGAGGGCACTCGGGCCGAGAAGCGCGCCGAGCGCCGGGTCGCGGCCTGGTTCCTGGCGGGCGGCGGCTTCGGACTGGCCCTGCTCCTGATCTTCCTGTTCTGGCCGTGGGAGTACGCACCGCTGGAGTCCCCGAACGGCCTGGCGTACTCGCTGGCGACTCCGCTGTACGGGCTGACCTTCGGTCTCTCGGTGCTGTGCATCGCGGTCGGTGCGGTGCTGTTCGTCAAGAAGTTCATCCCCGAAGAGATCACCATCCAGGAGCGTCACGACGGCAGCTCCCCCGAGATCGACCGTAAGACGGTGGCGGCCCAGCTGACCGACGCGTTCGAGGGCTCGACGATCGGGCGGCGCAAGCTGCTGGGTGCGTCGCTGGGCGTGGGGTTCGGCGCGTTCGGCCTGGGCACTCTGGTGGCCGGTGCCGGCGGCCTGATCAAGAACCCCTGGAAGCCGGTCGTCGACACCGCCGAAGGCAAGAAGGCCGCGCTGTGGACGTCCGGGTGGACCCCGCGCTACCCCGGCGAGACCATCTACCTGGCCCGCGCGACCGGCCAGAGCACCAACTCGCCGTTCGTCAAGATGCGGCCCGAAGACCTGGACGCCGGCGGCATGGAGACGGTGTTCCCGTGGCGGGAGTCCGACGGCGACGGCACCACCGAGGAATCGAACGAGAAGCTCACCGCGATCATGATGGGCGTCCGTAACCCGGTGATGCTGATCCGTATCCGGCCCGACGACATGCCCAAGGTGGTCAAGCGCCAAGGCCAGGAGAGCTTCAACTACGGCGACTTCTTCGCCTACACCAAGATCTGCTCGCACCTGGGCTGTCCGTCTTCCCTGTTCGAGCAGCAGACCTATCGGATCCTGTGCCCGTGCCACCAGTCGCAGTTCGACGCGCTGCACTTCGCCAAGCCGGTCTTCGGCCCGGCGGCTCGCGCGCTGGCACAGCTGCCGATCACCATTGACGCCAATGGGCATCTGGTCGCCAATGGCGACTTCGTCGAACCTGTCGGACCGGCATTCTGGGAGCGCACCTCATGA